The Kitasatospora setae KM-6054 genome contains a region encoding:
- the lysA gene encoding diaminopimelate decarboxylase, producing the protein MTTLTAPPAPFRPAAGPLGSPWPASAVPGPGGDLLVGGVSLREAAERFGTPLYVFDEGEARARARAYRRALPEAEVLYAAKAFLCTAMADLVAEEGLGLDVCSAGELRLAAAAGFPAGRILLHGNAKSPDELRLARRLGVGRIVLDNLAEIPRLAALATPDRPQRVLVRVLPGVAAGHHAAVRTGVDGQKFGFSIASGEAAEAVRRTLAQPALRLVGLHCHLGSQITDPAPYRTAVDRLVELLARIRDEHAVELPELDLGGGHGVRYLPGDPELTPAAFAAATTARLAARCAEHALAVPKLLIEPGRAVAAPAAVALYRVLAVKHTAEGRAFAAVDGGMSDNPRPALYGSAYTVRVLGRAPRLGGGGVVGSGAGPTRPFDVVGCHCEAGDVLARDAPLPADLRPGDLLAVPAAGAYQLAMASGYNLVGRPALVAARDGRARLLVRRETVDDFLARETGR; encoded by the coding sequence ATGACCACCCTGACCGCCCCGCCCGCCCCCTTCCGGCCGGCGGCCGGGCCGCTCGGCAGCCCGTGGCCCGCGTCCGCCGTGCCGGGACCGGGCGGTGACCTGCTGGTCGGCGGTGTCAGCCTGCGGGAGGCCGCCGAGCGCTTCGGCACCCCGCTGTACGTGTTCGACGAGGGCGAGGCGCGGGCCCGCGCCCGGGCCTACCGTCGGGCCCTGCCGGAGGCCGAAGTGCTGTACGCGGCAAAGGCGTTCCTGTGCACGGCGATGGCCGACCTGGTCGCCGAGGAGGGCCTGGGCCTGGACGTCTGCTCGGCCGGCGAGCTGCGGCTGGCCGCCGCGGCGGGCTTCCCGGCCGGGCGGATCCTGCTGCACGGCAACGCCAAGAGCCCGGACGAGCTGCGGCTGGCTCGCCGGCTCGGGGTCGGCCGGATCGTCCTCGACAACCTCGCCGAGATCCCCCGGCTGGCCGCCCTCGCCACGCCCGACCGCCCGCAGCGCGTCCTGGTGCGGGTCCTGCCCGGGGTCGCCGCCGGGCACCACGCCGCCGTCCGGACCGGCGTGGACGGGCAGAAGTTCGGCTTCTCGATCGCGAGCGGCGAGGCGGCCGAGGCCGTCCGCCGCACCCTCGCCCAGCCCGCGCTCCGGCTGGTCGGCCTGCACTGCCACCTCGGCTCGCAGATCACCGACCCCGCGCCCTACCGCACCGCCGTGGACCGGCTGGTCGAGCTGCTCGCCCGGATCCGCGACGAGCACGCGGTCGAACTGCCCGAACTCGACCTCGGCGGCGGCCACGGCGTCCGCTACCTCCCCGGCGATCCCGAGCTCACCCCCGCCGCCTTCGCCGCCGCGACCACCGCCCGGCTGGCCGCCCGCTGCGCCGAACACGCGCTCGCGGTACCGAAGTTGCTGATCGAGCCGGGCCGGGCGGTGGCCGCCCCGGCGGCGGTCGCCCTCTACCGGGTGCTGGCGGTCAAGCACACCGCCGAGGGCCGCGCCTTCGCCGCCGTCGACGGCGGGATGAGCGACAACCCGCGCCCCGCGCTCTACGGTTCGGCCTACACCGTCCGCGTGCTCGGCCGCGCCCCGAGGCTCGGGGGTGGAGGCGTGGTCGGGAGCGGCGCCGGGCCGACCCGGCCGTTCGACGTGGTCGGCTGCCACTGCGAGGCCGGCGACGTGCTGGCCCGGGACGCCCCACTGCCCGCCGACCTCCGCCCGGGCGACCTGCTGGCCGTGCCCGCCGCGGGCGCCTACCAGCTCGCGATGGCCTCCGGCTACAACCTGGTCGGCCGCCCGGCCCTGGTCGCCGCCCGCGACGGCCGGGCCCGGCTGCTGGTCCGCCGCGAGACGGTCGACGACTTCCTGGCCCGCGAGACCGGCCGCTGA
- a CDS encoding MerR family DNA-binding transcriptional regulator, which yields MRIGELARLAGVTTKAVRYYESLGLLAPARLANGYRDYGEHDVRVTREIRTLGRLGIPAEATRPFLECLALGHRHADDCPAALAGYRDAIDELTQRIEGLTARRAVLMAHLREAAHRNSRFAPAHGGEPMNDPTNDPTDVPSNPRVTDHAVLPAGLPVPEDDGAADHLPGARMPRLELPATDGSTVDLGALGAGRTVLYVYPLTGRPDTDLPEGWHAIPGARGCTAESCGFRDHHQDLLAAGAARVYGLSSQNGDYQREVTARLRLPFRMLSDPARRLARALDLPTFTADGLTLYRRLTLIVRDGAVEHVFHPVFPPDEHAGRVLAWLRAHPVRPWAADRRTASGPRA from the coding sequence ATGCGGATCGGTGAGTTGGCCAGGCTGGCGGGCGTGACGACCAAGGCGGTGCGGTACTACGAGTCACTCGGGCTGCTCGCGCCGGCCCGGCTGGCCAACGGCTACCGGGACTACGGCGAGCACGACGTCCGGGTCACCCGGGAGATCCGGACGCTGGGCCGGCTCGGCATCCCGGCCGAGGCGACCCGGCCGTTCCTGGAGTGCCTGGCCCTGGGGCACCGGCACGCGGACGACTGCCCGGCCGCGCTGGCCGGCTACCGGGACGCCATCGACGAGCTGACGCAGCGGATCGAGGGCCTCACCGCCCGCCGGGCGGTCCTGATGGCGCACCTGCGCGAGGCCGCCCACCGCAACAGCCGCTTCGCACCGGCCCACGGAGGGGAACCGATGAACGACCCGACGAACGACCCGACGGACGTCCCGTCGAATCCCCGGGTCACCGACCACGCGGTCCTGCCCGCCGGGCTGCCCGTCCCCGAGGACGACGGCGCCGCCGACCACCTGCCCGGGGCGCGGATGCCACGGCTGGAACTCCCGGCCACCGACGGCTCCACCGTCGACCTCGGCGCGCTGGGCGCCGGTCGCACGGTGCTCTACGTCTACCCGCTGACCGGCCGCCCCGACACCGACCTGCCCGAGGGCTGGCACGCGATCCCCGGCGCCCGCGGCTGCACCGCCGAGTCGTGCGGCTTCCGCGACCACCACCAGGACCTGCTGGCGGCGGGCGCGGCCCGGGTGTACGGCCTCTCCAGCCAGAACGGCGACTACCAGCGCGAGGTCACCGCGCGGCTCCGCCTGCCGTTCCGGATGCTCTCCGACCCCGCCCGGCGCCTGGCCCGGGCGCTGGACCTGCCGACCTTCACCGCCGACGGGCTGACGCTCTACCGGCGGCTGACGCTGATCGTCCGGGACGGCGCGGTCGAGCACGTCTTCCACCCGGTCTTCCCGCCGGACGAGCACGCCGGCCGCGTGCTGGCCTGGCTCCGCGCGCACCCCGTCCGGCCCTGGGCCGCCGACAGGCGGACGGCCTCCGGGCCTCGGGCGTGA
- a CDS encoding Lrp/AsnC family transcriptional regulator, with product MDAIDRHILTILRKDGRAPVSEIARAVGLSAAPCARRIERMEGTGVIRGYTAVIEDSRAGTLQAFIEIRLLGATDSDEIQGIAESIPEIEESHSIAGTSDALLRLRVRDVKHLQQVINAVRRTGKVEGTKTFIIMNTWTRVTEHAATP from the coding sequence GTGGACGCGATCGACCGTCATATCCTGACCATCCTCCGCAAGGACGGGCGAGCGCCCGTGTCGGAGATCGCGCGCGCCGTGGGCCTCTCGGCGGCTCCGTGCGCGCGCCGCATCGAGCGCATGGAGGGGACGGGTGTGATCCGCGGTTACACCGCGGTCATCGAGGACAGCCGGGCGGGCACGCTTCAGGCGTTCATCGAGATCCGACTGCTCGGCGCGACCGACAGCGACGAGATCCAGGGCATCGCCGAGAGCATCCCGGAGATCGAGGAGAGCCACAGCATCGCCGGCACCTCCGACGCCCTGCTCAGGCTCCGGGTCCGGGACGTGAAGCACCTTCAGCAGGTGATCAACGCCGTGCGCCGGACCGGCAAGGTGGAGGGCACCAAGACCTTCATCATCATGAACACCTGGACGCGGGTGACCGAGCACGCGGCCACCCCGTAG
- a CDS encoding PP2C family protein-serine/threonine phosphatase: MTRAVALLGAVVLYGLVVGLQYGTERWHLPSVLVAVPAVVALAFGPAVIVASALVAAVTRWVFTLSDPGRTGAAVGTTLVIFGIAALACFVVRRRERTAARLVSVATVAEAAQRAVLRPVPAVVGPYTIAAGYRAAARHARIGGDLYAVADTPSGLRALIGDVRGKGLDAVATAAVVLGAFHEAVLDAPSLGALAGRLDTSLRRYLTDPECFVTALLLEAGADGGVRALSCGHPAPLLLRGAAVSELPVGPGLPLGLRAPDGDGGETVPPPVARLEPGDTLLLYTDGLSEARDGSGAFYPLPARLAACAGLPPREVVDRLQREAHAFAGGTADDAAVLALAWHLGTGPTAD; encoded by the coding sequence GTGACCCGGGCGGTGGCGCTGCTGGGTGCCGTCGTGCTGTACGGGCTGGTGGTGGGGCTGCAGTACGGGACGGAGCGCTGGCACCTGCCGTCGGTGCTGGTGGCGGTGCCGGCGGTGGTGGCGCTGGCGTTCGGTCCGGCGGTGATCGTCGCGTCGGCGCTGGTCGCTGCGGTGACCCGCTGGGTGTTCACGCTGTCGGATCCGGGGCGGACGGGGGCGGCGGTGGGGACGACGCTGGTGATCTTCGGGATCGCGGCGCTGGCGTGTTTCGTGGTGCGGCGGCGGGAACGGACGGCGGCCCGGCTGGTGAGCGTGGCGACGGTGGCGGAGGCGGCGCAGCGGGCGGTGCTGCGGCCGGTGCCGGCGGTGGTGGGGCCGTACACGATCGCGGCGGGGTACCGGGCGGCGGCGCGGCACGCCCGGATCGGCGGCGACCTGTACGCGGTGGCGGACACCCCGTCGGGGTTGCGGGCGCTGATCGGTGACGTGCGCGGCAAGGGGCTGGACGCGGTGGCGACCGCGGCGGTGGTGCTGGGGGCGTTCCACGAGGCGGTGTTGGACGCGCCGTCGCTGGGGGCGCTGGCCGGGCGGCTGGACACCAGCCTGCGCCGGTACCTCACCGATCCGGAGTGCTTCGTCACGGCGCTGCTGCTGGAGGCGGGCGCGGACGGGGGTGTCCGCGCCCTGTCGTGCGGGCATCCGGCGCCGCTGCTGCTGCGCGGGGCGGCGGTCTCCGAGCTGCCGGTCGGGCCGGGGCTCCCGCTGGGGCTGCGCGCGCCGGACGGGGACGGGGGCGAAACCGTCCCGCCGCCGGTGGCCCGGCTGGAGCCGGGCGACACGCTGCTGCTGTACACCGACGGCCTGTCCGAGGCCCGGGACGGCTCCGGCGCCTTCTACCCGCTGCCGGCCCGGCTGGCCGCCTGCGCGGGCCTGCCGCCCCGGGAGGTGGTGGACCGCCTCCAGCGGGAGGCCCACGCCTTCGCGGGCGGCACCGCCGACGACGCGGCGGTGCTCGCGCTGGCCTGGCACCTGGGCACCGGTCCGACGGCGGACTGA
- a CDS encoding SGNH/GDSL hydrolase family protein: MGLFARSRTAAVAVVLSTAASCVLAAAPARAADGPGAGEPWVVSVGDSYISGEAGRWAGNSDSLLTNPTDTGADAYFDNADHTAERIPGCHRSKSAEIHLGGGVRSENLACSGATTATDATGAAFKPGIDFYQDATGRKGQARMLQEFAAGHRVKMVALSIGGNDFGFAEVVQKCLTTFVLGVTPYCKNDATVTGKVAPAEVARLTGAIAGAIDNIHTAMAGAGYADGDYTIVVQNYPGPMRSPAASNNRYGETYGRQTTGGCGVYNTDIDWLLGTFLTTVNSTVAASITKAATDHQVTNTKALNLRTAFDGRTLCEKPVNVIENTDLATGTSPGAQDKLEWVSQIYTATGVLGSHQLQEGLHPDYWGQLALRNCLRRAYADGTPQSGTCTRDTAGGTDAQGEPAMLLG; the protein is encoded by the coding sequence ATGGGCCTGTTCGCCCGTTCCCGTACGGCCGCCGTCGCCGTCGTCCTCAGCACCGCCGCCAGCTGCGTGCTGGCCGCCGCCCCGGCCCGGGCCGCCGACGGCCCGGGGGCGGGGGAGCCGTGGGTGGTGTCGGTCGGCGACTCGTACATCTCCGGCGAGGCCGGGCGCTGGGCGGGGAACTCCGACTCGCTGCTGACCAACCCGACCGACACCGGGGCGGACGCCTACTTCGACAACGCCGACCACACCGCGGAGCGGATCCCCGGCTGCCACCGCTCGAAGTCCGCCGAGATCCACCTCGGCGGCGGCGTGCGCAGCGAGAACCTCGCCTGCTCCGGCGCCACCACCGCCACCGACGCCACCGGCGCGGCGTTCAAGCCCGGCATCGACTTCTACCAGGACGCGACCGGCCGCAAGGGGCAGGCGCGGATGCTCCAGGAGTTCGCGGCCGGGCACCGGGTGAAGATGGTCGCGCTGTCCATCGGCGGCAACGACTTCGGCTTCGCCGAGGTCGTGCAGAAGTGCCTGACCACCTTCGTCCTCGGCGTCACCCCGTACTGCAAGAACGACGCCACGGTCACCGGCAAGGTCGCCCCCGCCGAGGTCGCCCGGCTGACCGGCGCGATCGCCGGCGCCATCGACAACATCCACACCGCGATGGCCGGTGCCGGGTACGCCGACGGCGACTACACCATCGTGGTGCAGAACTACCCCGGCCCGATGCGCTCCCCGGCCGCCTCGAACAACCGCTACGGCGAGACCTACGGCCGGCAGACCACCGGCGGCTGCGGCGTCTACAACACCGACATCGACTGGCTCCTCGGCACCTTCCTCACCACCGTCAACAGCACCGTCGCCGCCTCGATCACCAAGGCCGCCACCGACCACCAGGTCACCAACACGAAGGCCCTGAACCTGCGCACCGCCTTCGACGGCCGCACCCTGTGCGAGAAGCCGGTGAACGTCATCGAGAACACCGACCTGGCCACCGGCACCTCGCCCGGCGCCCAGGACAAGCTCGAATGGGTCTCGCAGATCTACACCGCGACCGGCGTCCTCGGCAGCCACCAGCTCCAGGAGGGCCTGCACCCCGACTACTGGGGCCAGCTCGCCCTGCGCAACTGCCTCCGCCGGGCCTACGCCGACGGCACCCCGCAGAGCGGCACCTGCACCCGCGACACCGCCGGCGGCACCGACGCGCAGGGCGAGCCGGCGATGCTGCTCGGCTGA
- a CDS encoding SsgA family sporulation/cell division regulator: MRNTVRTRTAMHLLVPGGPALRTPADLDYDTADPLAVRLTFHPPGDGPVEWVVARTLLLAGLSGPAGEGDLRISPLVDAGLAEVALTLRSPEGEATLRSPAPPLLAFLARTGRLVPLGREQVTADLDRKLAGILAAG; encoded by the coding sequence ATGCGCAACACCGTCCGGACCCGTACGGCGATGCACCTGCTGGTGCCCGGCGGCCCGGCGCTCCGCACACCGGCGGACCTGGACTACGACACCGCCGACCCGCTCGCCGTCCGCCTCACCTTCCACCCGCCCGGTGACGGCCCCGTCGAGTGGGTCGTCGCCCGCACCCTGCTGCTCGCCGGCCTGAGCGGCCCGGCCGGCGAGGGCGACCTCCGGATCAGCCCCCTCGTCGACGCCGGCCTCGCCGAGGTCGCCCTCACCCTCCGCTCCCCCGAGGGCGAGGCGACCCTCCGTTCACCCGCCCCGCCCCTGCTCGCCTTCCTCGCCCGCACCGGCCGCCTGGTCCCGCTCGGCCGCGAACAGGTCACCGCCGACCTCGACCGCAAACTCGCGGGCATCCTCGCGGCGGGCTGA